In the genome of Bacillota bacterium, the window GGAACGCTACGGCCCAGGCGAGCAGCATCGCCGCCAGCCCCAGCACCGCTGTTCGCCCGACAGCGGGGAACAGCTCGTCCTTCACCGGAATGCCGCTGACGATGGAGCGGCCCAGGTCGCCCCGCACGACGCTGGTGAGCCACAGGACGTACTGCACGGGTACCGGCCTGTCCAGGTTGTACCGGCGCTGGAGCTCGGCTACCAGCTCGCGGCTCGCCCCCTGCTGGAACTGCACCAGGAACTTGACGGGATCCCCCGGGATCAACTTCATCATCGCGAACACGACAGCCGATACCCCGAACAGGGTGGCAAGACCCGTCAGCAGACGCCGGCGGATGTAACGCCACATCCCAGGCCTTCATCCCCTCGCGCAGCTCATTGCTTCCAGACGACGGCGCCCACGTCGGGCTCATACAGGTGGAACTGGTAAGCCGGCACGGGGTACGCGCGCAGCCCTCTGACGTTTTTGCGGAAGAATGTGGTGAGCACCTGGTGGTCGACGAAGACCCAGATGTTCTCCCGTGCGATGGTCTCCTGGGCCTCCCGGTAGATGCCCCCCCTTTTCTGCGGGTCGAGCGTCTGGCGGCCCGCGACGAACAGCTCTTCGAGCCTGGGGTGCCGGTACGCCGTGATGTTGCAGCAGGCGGGACTCCGGTTGTCGTACCCGAACAGGTACGAGAGGCTGTTGGGGTCCCAGTCGATGCTGAACCACAGCACCACCAGGTCCAGCAGGTTCGGGGAGTTTTCATCCAGGAGCATGTTGACGAAGCTGCCCCATTCGTACTGTTGGATGCGGGCGTCGATGCCGGCCTGGCGCAAGGACTGAGCGATGACCTCCGCCACCTGCACCCGCACGGGGTCCTGGTCGACCTGTATGGCCGTCCGGAAGCCGTTGGGGTATCCGGCCTCCCGAAGAAGCTCCCGGGCCCGCTGGACGTCGTAGGTGGGCACCATCTCCCGGATGCCCTCGTGGTGGTAGAGCGCCTGCGCGGGCGTGATGGGGCCGAACGCGGGGATTCGGGTGCCTCTGTAAACCACCCGGACGATCTGGTCCCGAGGGATCAGGCGGGCGATGGCCTCCCGCACCTTCGGGTTGTCGAAGGGCGGTTTGTTGTGGTTGATGATGAGTTCCTCGTGGTGGAGCGCCACCGTCTCCACGTATCCGATGCGCGGGTCGTTCTTCAGGCGGGCGATGTCGCCGGGCGCCACACTGTCGACGGCGTCCACCGAGCCCGACAGCAGGGCCGCCAGGCGGGCCGAGGGTTCGACGATGGGGCGGAAGACCACCCGATCGAGGTAGGGCCTCCCCTGCCAGTAGCCTTCAAAGGCCGCCAGCTCCAGGTAATTGTTGCGCTCCCAGCCGCTGAACCTGAAGGGCCCGCTGCCAACCGGGTGCTGGCGGACATAATCCTCGCCCATGGTTTCAACGTAGCGGCGGGGAACGATCATGACGCCGCCGAGCATTTCCAGGAACGGCGCGAAGACGCCTTTCGTCTTCACTTCGATGGTGTAGCGGTCGACGACTCGTGAACTCTCGTACCACTGATACACGTCCGGCTCGCGCGGAGTGCCTTTGTAGCGCTCAAACGAGAATTTCACGTCCTCCGCTGTCAGTTCGCTGTCGTCATGGAATTTGACGCCGTGCCGGAGGTAGAACCGCCAGGTGGTGGGGCCGAGCTGCTCCCACCGTTCGGCCAGGAGGGGCTTCACCGAACCATCGAAATCCACTCGAACGAGGCCCTCGTACATGGTGTACAGCGCGGCTTTGGCGGAGGCCACGTCCGTGATCTGGGGAGGGTCTACCGCGCTGACCGCGGCATCGATGCCGATGGTCAGGGTGCCGCCGAACTTCGGTTGCTCCGCTGCGCCCTGCGCCGCGGCGGCGGTCCCGGCCGGGGCCCCCGCCGGGATGACGGCCCCTGGCCCTGTCAGGATGATCCCCAGCGCCGCAAACGCGAACGAGAGCAGTGCGATCTTCTTTACAGAGGCCAAATCGGACACCGTCCTTCTTTGGAGGGTTCGTTTCCGTCGGCAAAACGGCTCGCGCGTACGTCCGGCTGTGCGCCATCTCTGTTTAAAGGATGTGGATACCGCGTAAGTCCCGGAATCCCTCCTTTCGGATGAGCGCTGCAAAGGTCGCAATGGACGAGCCAAGCAAATACGAAGCGGCGCGGCTCCGAT includes:
- a CDS encoding ABC transporter substrate-binding protein, translated to MASVKKIALLSFAFAALGIILTGPGAVIPAGAPAGTAAAAQGAAEQPKFGGTLTIGIDAAVSAVDPPQITDVASAKAALYTMYEGLVRVDFDGSVKPLLAERWEQLGPTTWRFYLRHGVKFHDDSELTAEDVKFSFERYKGTPREPDVYQWYESSRVVDRYTIEVKTKGVFAPFLEMLGGVMIVPRRYVETMGEDYVRQHPVGSGPFRFSGWERNNYLELAAFEGYWQGRPYLDRVVFRPIVEPSARLAALLSGSVDAVDSVAPGDIARLKNDPRIGYVETVALHHEELIINHNKPPFDNPKVREAIARLIPRDQIVRVVYRGTRIPAFGPITPAQALYHHEGIREMVPTYDVQRARELLREAGYPNGFRTAIQVDQDPVRVQVAEVIAQSLRQAGIDARIQQYEWGSFVNMLLDENSPNLLDLVVLWFSIDWDPNSLSYLFGYDNRSPACCNITAYRHPRLEELFVAGRQTLDPQKRGGIYREAQETIARENIWVFVDHQVLTTFFRKNVRGLRAYPVPAYQFHLYEPDVGAVVWKQ